In one window of Mercurialis annua linkage group LG4, ddMerAnnu1.2, whole genome shotgun sequence DNA:
- the LOC126677891 gene encoding uncharacterized protein LOC126677891: protein MAKLFIKQAKQYAEGRPSYPQDLFQFIASNTPIRDLAWDVGTGSAQAAQSLARMYKNVIATDTSLKQLEFAPKISNVRYQCTPPVIPMNQFEELISSESSVDLVTVAQALHWFELPTFYEQVKWVLKKPHGVIAAWCYTVPEVNDSVDSVFKPFYTVDSNPYWDSGRKWVDDKYTNIEFPFEPVDGFDDTGPVKFVTEKMMKLDEYFTYLKSWSAYQTAKEKGVDLLSDEVTQKFKNAWIEDGQDKKVVKFPVHLRIGKVGNL, encoded by the exons atggcaaaattGTTCATTAAGCAAGCAAAACAATATGCAGAAGGCAGGCCAAGTTATCCGCAAGATTTGTTCCAATTCATTGCTTCTAACACTCCAATTAGAGATCTCGCATGGGATGTTGGCACCGGAAGCGCCCAGGCTGCTCAATCT CTTGCTAGGATGTACAAGAATGTAATAGCCACAGACACAAGCCTAAAGCAGCTAGAGTTCGCACCGAAAATCTCCAACGTTCGATATCAATGCACTCCTCCGGTCATTCCGATGAACCAATTCGAAGAATTAATTTCATCGGAATCCAGTGTTGACTTAGTTACAGTTGCTCAAGCCCTCCATTGGTTTGAACTCCCCACATTTTATGAGCAAGTGAAGTGGGTACTTAAGAAGCCTCATGGAGTCATTGCAGCCTGGTGCTATACAGTGCCCGAAGTTAACGACTCTGTAGACTCTGTTTTCAAACCATTTTACACCGTTGATTCCAATCCGTATTGGGATTCAGGCAGAAAATGGGTGGATGATAAGTATACAAATATCGAATTTCCGTTTGAGCCGGTGGACGGATTTGATGACACTGGGCCGGTTAAGTTTGTGACTGAAAAAATGATGAAGTTGGATGAGTATTTTACTTATTTGAAGTCTTGGTCGGCTTATCAAACTGCGAAAGAAAAAGGTGTTGATCTTTTGAGTGATGAAGTGACTCAAAAGTTTAAGAATGCTTGGATTGAAGATGGGCAAGACAAGAAAGTTGTTAAGTTTCCTGTTCATTTGAGGATTGGTAAGGTGGGGAATTTGTAA
- the LOC126677890 gene encoding pyrroline-5-carboxylate reductase: MELIPIPTETYKLGFIGAGKMAESIAKGVVQAAILPASRISTSHSRPNRCSAFQSFGVKILPRNQDVVEESDVVIFSVKPQVVKDAVLQLKPHLTKKKLLVSVAAGIKLKDLQEWAGHSRFIRVMPNTPAAVGEAATVMSLGGAATEEDAELIAKLFGSIGSICRADEKLFDAVTGLSGSGPAYVYLAIEALADGGVAAGLPRELALSLASQTVLGAASMVAKTGKHPGQLKDDVTSAGGTTIAGVHELEKGGFRGNLMNAVVAAAKRSRELS, translated from the exons ATGGAGTTAATTCCGATTCCAACGGAAACATACAAATTAGGGTTTATAGGAGCTGGCAAAATGGCTGAAAGTATAGCAAAAGGCGTCGTTCAAGCAGCCATTTTACCTGCTTCTCGCATCTCTACTTCTCACTCCAGACCCAATCGCTGCTCCGCCTTCCAATCCTTCGGCGTCAAAATTCTCCCTCGCAATCAAGat GTAGTTGAAGAGAGTGATGTGGTCATTTTCTCTGTAAAACCTCAAGTTG TTAAAGATGCGGTGTTGCAATTGAAGCCACATCTCACAAAGAAGAAGCTTTTGGTTTCAGTTGCTGCAGGAATTAAACTGAAAGATTTGCAG gAGTGGGCTGGTCACAGCAGATTTATTAGGGTGATGCCAAATACTCCGGCTGCTGTAGGTGAGGCAGCTACAG TAATGAGCTTGGGTGGAGCTGCAACTGAAGAAGATGCAGAATTAATAGCAAAATTATTTGGATCAATTGGTAGTATATGTAGAGCTGATGAGAAGTTGTTTGATGCAGTAACTGGCCTGAG TGGCAGTGGCCCAGCTTATGtatatttagcaattgaagctttGGCGGATGGAGGAGTGGCTGCAGGTCTACCGCGAGAACTTGCCCTTAGTTTAGCTTCTCAAACT GTTTTAGGGGCAGCATCTATGGTAGCAAAAACTGGGAAGCATCCAGGTCAGCTTAAAGACGATGTTACATCAGCTGGAGGGACAACTATTGCCGGAGTTCATGAACTGGAGAAAGGCGGATTCCGAGGAAATTTAATGAATGCTGTTGTTGCTGCTGCTAAACGTAGCCGGGAACTTTCCTAG
- the LOC126677888 gene encoding DNA-(apurinic or apyrimidinic site) endonuclease, chloroplastic isoform X1 — MNQQALLSSFRTLTNLSSFTVRSRIQLKIEQLVPLTLSLIMVSKRRSSSRSIVEDDNLYKKKHKGLIKAEINPNSVAKENESFDIQSIKDDPSKLEKMTVQELRAMLRNVGMPAKGRKSELLSSLKGFVGKHLNGESSQEAEECAYSIHTEDTLLENKASNVLYETTGTVSEVSRLKHTKKTVKESHAKDEIAKLDCQIATKEERLSIKTTKVSVGTSLQTRKKISSAENVVSMPFAEPWTILAHKKPQKTWISYNPRTMRPPPLAEDTKSVKLMSWNVNGLRALLKLEGFSAVELAKRENFDVLCFQETKLQEKDVESIKQSLIDGYENSFWTCSHSKLGYSGTAIVSRVKPLSVSYGLGIADHDSEGRLVTAEFDSFYLLNAYVPNSGDGLKRLSYRVSQWDTSLSNYMKELEKSKPVILTGDLNCAHQEIDIFNPAGNRRSAGFTDEERQSFETNFLSRGYVDTFRKQHPDVVGYTYWGYRHGGRKTNKGWRLDYFLVSESIADQVHDSYIVPDVVGSDHCPIGLTLKL; from the exons ATGAATCAGCAGGCATTGCTATCCAGTTTCAGAACTCTCACTAATCTCTCCAG TTTTACAGTTAGGTCAAGAATACAGTTGAAGATTGAGCAGCTTGTTCCTTTGACATTGAGCTTAATTATGGTTTCTAAACGACGCAGCTCATCACGATCAATCGTCGAGGacgataatttatataaaaagaaacaTAAAGGATTAATTAAAGcagaaattaaccctaattctGTTGCCAAG GAAAATGAATCATTTGATATTCAAAGTATAAAGGATGATCCTTCGAAACTCGAGAAAATGACTGTTCAAGAGCTTCGAGCAATGTTGAG GAATGTTGGTATGCCTGCGAAAGGTCGTAAATCAGAGCTTTTATCTTCTTTAAAGGGCTTTGTGGGCAAGCACTTGAATG GTGAAAGCTCTCAGGAAGCAGAAGAATGTGCATACTCTATTCACACAGAAGATACTTTGCTTGAAAACAAGGCCAGTAACGTACTCTATGAAACAACGGGTACAGTTTCAGAAGTTTCAAGACTTAAACATACCAAGAAAACAGTGAAAGAATCTCATGCTAAGGATGAAATTGCCAAACTTGATTGTCAGATTGCCACCAAAGAAGAGAGGCTTTCAATTAAAACAACTAAGGTCTCAG TTGGGACGTCCTTACagacaagaaaaaaaatatcatctGCTGAAAATGTGGTTTCGATGCCTTTTGCTGAACCATGGACAATTCTTGCTCACAAGAAGCCTCAGAAGACTTGGATTTCATACAATCCGAGAACCATGAGACCTCCACCTCTTGCTGAGGATACCAAGTCTGTGAAACTAATGTCTTGGAATGTAAATGGGTTAAGAGCATTGCTAAAGTTAGAGGGATTCTCAGCTGTGGAACTTGCCAAACGAGAAAATTTTGATGTGTTGTGCTTCCAGGAGACCAAACTACAG GAGAAGGATGTTGAATCTATTAAACAAAGTTTGATAGATGGGTACGAGAATAGTTTCTGGACATGTAGCCACTCCAAACTTGGTTACTCAGGCACTGCAATTGTCTCTCGG GTAAAGCCACTTTCTGTCAGCTATGGTCTTGGAATAGCAGATCATGATAGTGAGGGAAGACTTGTGACTGCAGAATTTGATTCATTCTATTTATTAAATGCATATGTTCCTAACTCTGGAGATGGATTGAAACGGCTG TCATACAGGGTGTCGCAGTGGGATACCTCTCTTAGCAACTACATGAAA GAGCTGGAAAAGTCTAAACCAGTCATTTTGACCGGTGATCTGAATTGTGCTCATCAAGAGATAGATATTTTCAATCCTGCT GGAAATAGAAGAAGTGCTGGGTTTACAGATGAAGAAAGACAATCGTTTGAAACGAATTTCTTGTCCAGGGGATATGTAGATACTTTTAGAAAACAACATCCTGATGTTGTTGGCTACACTTACTGGGGTTATCGACATGGTGGGCGGAAAACTAATAAAg GGTGGCGGCTCGACTACTTCCTTGTCTCAGAATCTATAGCGGACCAGGTTCACGACTCCTACATTGTTCCTGATGTTGTTGGTAGTGATCATTGTCCCATAGGCCTCACACTTAAGTTATAG
- the LOC126677888 gene encoding DNA-(apurinic or apyrimidinic site) endonuclease, chloroplastic isoform X2, whose translation MNQQALLSSFRTLTNLSSSSRSIVEDDNLYKKKHKGLIKAEINPNSVAKENESFDIQSIKDDPSKLEKMTVQELRAMLRNVGMPAKGRKSELLSSLKGFVGKHLNGESSQEAEECAYSIHTEDTLLENKASNVLYETTGTVSEVSRLKHTKKTVKESHAKDEIAKLDCQIATKEERLSIKTTKVSVGTSLQTRKKISSAENVVSMPFAEPWTILAHKKPQKTWISYNPRTMRPPPLAEDTKSVKLMSWNVNGLRALLKLEGFSAVELAKRENFDVLCFQETKLQEKDVESIKQSLIDGYENSFWTCSHSKLGYSGTAIVSRVKPLSVSYGLGIADHDSEGRLVTAEFDSFYLLNAYVPNSGDGLKRLSYRVSQWDTSLSNYMKELEKSKPVILTGDLNCAHQEIDIFNPAGNRRSAGFTDEERQSFETNFLSRGYVDTFRKQHPDVVGYTYWGYRHGGRKTNKGWRLDYFLVSESIADQVHDSYIVPDVVGSDHCPIGLTLKL comes from the exons ATGAATCAGCAGGCATTGCTATCCAGTTTCAGAACTCTCACTAATCTCTCCAG CTCATCACGATCAATCGTCGAGGacgataatttatataaaaagaaacaTAAAGGATTAATTAAAGcagaaattaaccctaattctGTTGCCAAG GAAAATGAATCATTTGATATTCAAAGTATAAAGGATGATCCTTCGAAACTCGAGAAAATGACTGTTCAAGAGCTTCGAGCAATGTTGAG GAATGTTGGTATGCCTGCGAAAGGTCGTAAATCAGAGCTTTTATCTTCTTTAAAGGGCTTTGTGGGCAAGCACTTGAATG GTGAAAGCTCTCAGGAAGCAGAAGAATGTGCATACTCTATTCACACAGAAGATACTTTGCTTGAAAACAAGGCCAGTAACGTACTCTATGAAACAACGGGTACAGTTTCAGAAGTTTCAAGACTTAAACATACCAAGAAAACAGTGAAAGAATCTCATGCTAAGGATGAAATTGCCAAACTTGATTGTCAGATTGCCACCAAAGAAGAGAGGCTTTCAATTAAAACAACTAAGGTCTCAG TTGGGACGTCCTTACagacaagaaaaaaaatatcatctGCTGAAAATGTGGTTTCGATGCCTTTTGCTGAACCATGGACAATTCTTGCTCACAAGAAGCCTCAGAAGACTTGGATTTCATACAATCCGAGAACCATGAGACCTCCACCTCTTGCTGAGGATACCAAGTCTGTGAAACTAATGTCTTGGAATGTAAATGGGTTAAGAGCATTGCTAAAGTTAGAGGGATTCTCAGCTGTGGAACTTGCCAAACGAGAAAATTTTGATGTGTTGTGCTTCCAGGAGACCAAACTACAG GAGAAGGATGTTGAATCTATTAAACAAAGTTTGATAGATGGGTACGAGAATAGTTTCTGGACATGTAGCCACTCCAAACTTGGTTACTCAGGCACTGCAATTGTCTCTCGG GTAAAGCCACTTTCTGTCAGCTATGGTCTTGGAATAGCAGATCATGATAGTGAGGGAAGACTTGTGACTGCAGAATTTGATTCATTCTATTTATTAAATGCATATGTTCCTAACTCTGGAGATGGATTGAAACGGCTG TCATACAGGGTGTCGCAGTGGGATACCTCTCTTAGCAACTACATGAAA GAGCTGGAAAAGTCTAAACCAGTCATTTTGACCGGTGATCTGAATTGTGCTCATCAAGAGATAGATATTTTCAATCCTGCT GGAAATAGAAGAAGTGCTGGGTTTACAGATGAAGAAAGACAATCGTTTGAAACGAATTTCTTGTCCAGGGGATATGTAGATACTTTTAGAAAACAACATCCTGATGTTGTTGGCTACACTTACTGGGGTTATCGACATGGTGGGCGGAAAACTAATAAAg GGTGGCGGCTCGACTACTTCCTTGTCTCAGAATCTATAGCGGACCAGGTTCACGACTCCTACATTGTTCCTGATGTTGTTGGTAGTGATCATTGTCCCATAGGCCTCACACTTAAGTTATAG
- the LOC126677888 gene encoding DNA-(apurinic or apyrimidinic site) endonuclease, chloroplastic isoform X3, whose translation MVSKRRSSSRSIVEDDNLYKKKHKGLIKAEINPNSVAKENESFDIQSIKDDPSKLEKMTVQELRAMLRNVGMPAKGRKSELLSSLKGFVGKHLNGESSQEAEECAYSIHTEDTLLENKASNVLYETTGTVSEVSRLKHTKKTVKESHAKDEIAKLDCQIATKEERLSIKTTKVSVGTSLQTRKKISSAENVVSMPFAEPWTILAHKKPQKTWISYNPRTMRPPPLAEDTKSVKLMSWNVNGLRALLKLEGFSAVELAKRENFDVLCFQETKLQEKDVESIKQSLIDGYENSFWTCSHSKLGYSGTAIVSRVKPLSVSYGLGIADHDSEGRLVTAEFDSFYLLNAYVPNSGDGLKRLSYRVSQWDTSLSNYMKELEKSKPVILTGDLNCAHQEIDIFNPAGNRRSAGFTDEERQSFETNFLSRGYVDTFRKQHPDVVGYTYWGYRHGGRKTNKGWRLDYFLVSESIADQVHDSYIVPDVVGSDHCPIGLTLKL comes from the exons ATGGTTTCTAAACGACGCAGCTCATCACGATCAATCGTCGAGGacgataatttatataaaaagaaacaTAAAGGATTAATTAAAGcagaaattaaccctaattctGTTGCCAAG GAAAATGAATCATTTGATATTCAAAGTATAAAGGATGATCCTTCGAAACTCGAGAAAATGACTGTTCAAGAGCTTCGAGCAATGTTGAG GAATGTTGGTATGCCTGCGAAAGGTCGTAAATCAGAGCTTTTATCTTCTTTAAAGGGCTTTGTGGGCAAGCACTTGAATG GTGAAAGCTCTCAGGAAGCAGAAGAATGTGCATACTCTATTCACACAGAAGATACTTTGCTTGAAAACAAGGCCAGTAACGTACTCTATGAAACAACGGGTACAGTTTCAGAAGTTTCAAGACTTAAACATACCAAGAAAACAGTGAAAGAATCTCATGCTAAGGATGAAATTGCCAAACTTGATTGTCAGATTGCCACCAAAGAAGAGAGGCTTTCAATTAAAACAACTAAGGTCTCAG TTGGGACGTCCTTACagacaagaaaaaaaatatcatctGCTGAAAATGTGGTTTCGATGCCTTTTGCTGAACCATGGACAATTCTTGCTCACAAGAAGCCTCAGAAGACTTGGATTTCATACAATCCGAGAACCATGAGACCTCCACCTCTTGCTGAGGATACCAAGTCTGTGAAACTAATGTCTTGGAATGTAAATGGGTTAAGAGCATTGCTAAAGTTAGAGGGATTCTCAGCTGTGGAACTTGCCAAACGAGAAAATTTTGATGTGTTGTGCTTCCAGGAGACCAAACTACAG GAGAAGGATGTTGAATCTATTAAACAAAGTTTGATAGATGGGTACGAGAATAGTTTCTGGACATGTAGCCACTCCAAACTTGGTTACTCAGGCACTGCAATTGTCTCTCGG GTAAAGCCACTTTCTGTCAGCTATGGTCTTGGAATAGCAGATCATGATAGTGAGGGAAGACTTGTGACTGCAGAATTTGATTCATTCTATTTATTAAATGCATATGTTCCTAACTCTGGAGATGGATTGAAACGGCTG TCATACAGGGTGTCGCAGTGGGATACCTCTCTTAGCAACTACATGAAA GAGCTGGAAAAGTCTAAACCAGTCATTTTGACCGGTGATCTGAATTGTGCTCATCAAGAGATAGATATTTTCAATCCTGCT GGAAATAGAAGAAGTGCTGGGTTTACAGATGAAGAAAGACAATCGTTTGAAACGAATTTCTTGTCCAGGGGATATGTAGATACTTTTAGAAAACAACATCCTGATGTTGTTGGCTACACTTACTGGGGTTATCGACATGGTGGGCGGAAAACTAATAAAg GGTGGCGGCTCGACTACTTCCTTGTCTCAGAATCTATAGCGGACCAGGTTCACGACTCCTACATTGTTCCTGATGTTGTTGGTAGTGATCATTGTCCCATAGGCCTCACACTTAAGTTATAG